From Desulfatibacillum aliphaticivorans DSM 15576, one genomic window encodes:
- a CDS encoding CvpA family protein yields MNALDIFICVVVAIGLFRGVVRGLIKEAASIVGVVTGFYVAIGHYHVLTPMFSQYIKTPETVNLLAFFVLFFSVLIGVAAIGSILKYVLKIAHLGNVDKVFGGILGLIKGILVSAAVVFALTMFLPSNESGSVGRSRLAPVVTKSSKFIIALVPEKVMQGFSEKTAEMKKKWEAQDE; encoded by the coding sequence ATGAATGCATTGGACATATTTATTTGTGTTGTCGTCGCTATCGGACTTTTCCGAGGCGTGGTGCGGGGCTTGATTAAAGAGGCCGCTTCCATCGTGGGCGTCGTAACGGGATTTTACGTGGCCATTGGCCATTACCACGTCCTGACGCCTATGTTTTCACAATATATTAAAACGCCGGAAACCGTGAATCTTTTAGCATTTTTTGTGCTTTTTTTCAGCGTCCTTATAGGAGTGGCGGCGATCGGCTCCATTTTGAAATATGTGTTGAAAATAGCTCACTTGGGCAATGTGGACAAAGTCTTCGGCGGCATTTTAGGGCTTATAAAAGGCATTTTGGTTTCGGCAGCGGTGGTCTTTGCATTAACCATGTTTTTGCCCAGCAATGAATCAGGAAGCGTCGGCAGATCCAGGCTGGCGCCTGTTGTAACCAAGTCCTCCAAATTCATCATTGCGCTGGTCCCTGAAAAGGTCATGCAGGGTTTTTCGGAAAAGACCGCGGAAATGAAGAAAAAATGGGAGGCTCAGGACGAGTAA
- a CDS encoding ammonium transporter, with protein sequence MKKRIALLLLFIALALPQAAFAQEGGACDSGTTAWMLTSTALVLLMVPGLAMFYGGLVRKKNVLGTMMHSFVSIAVIGVLWVVCGYSLAFGKNILGGFVGWNSDYFFLKGIDETITNGVPEYVLAMFQGKFAIITPALISGAVAERVYFRGYILFIVLWFLGIYCPLAHWIWASDGWLFNSGAAGVIDLAGGLVIHVSAGVSALVAALFLGRRHGYPERPIQPNNMVMTMMGAGLLWVGWFGFNAGSTVSSGLDTARALTMTQVSASAGACTWMLIEAVKFNKATSLGFVSGILAGLVVITPAAGVVEPWGAIVLGALSSIACFIALQAKDKYGYDDSLDCFGIHGVGSGLGVLLLAFFIRESWMADAAAASPGWSAISQFGVQALGMGATIALAAAGTIVICLVVEKTVGFRLDEEMELTGLDHSLHAEHGYNLA encoded by the coding sequence ATGAAAAAAAGGATAGCCCTATTGTTGCTTTTTATCGCCCTGGCGCTGCCCCAGGCCGCTTTCGCCCAGGAGGGGGGGGCGTGCGATTCCGGCACAACCGCCTGGATGCTCACGTCAACCGCCCTGGTTTTGCTCATGGTTCCCGGCCTGGCCATGTTTTACGGCGGCCTGGTTCGCAAAAAAAACGTTCTGGGCACCATGATGCACAGCTTTGTGTCCATTGCCGTCATCGGCGTGTTGTGGGTGGTGTGCGGCTACTCTCTGGCTTTCGGTAAAAACATTTTGGGGGGATTTGTCGGCTGGAACAGCGATTATTTCTTTTTAAAGGGAATCGATGAAACCATCACCAACGGCGTGCCGGAATACGTCCTGGCCATGTTCCAGGGCAAGTTCGCCATCATCACGCCGGCCCTGATTTCCGGCGCCGTGGCCGAACGCGTGTATTTCAGGGGCTACATCCTGTTTATCGTACTCTGGTTTCTGGGAATCTACTGCCCCCTGGCACATTGGATCTGGGCTTCTGACGGCTGGCTGTTCAATTCCGGCGCTGCGGGGGTCATCGATCTGGCCGGCGGGCTTGTCATTCACGTTTCCGCAGGCGTTTCCGCCCTTGTGGCCGCTTTGTTCCTTGGCAGAAGGCATGGATACCCGGAGCGCCCCATACAGCCCAACAACATGGTCATGACCATGATGGGCGCGGGCCTTTTGTGGGTGGGCTGGTTTGGTTTCAACGCCGGCTCCACCGTCTCCAGCGGCCTGGACACCGCCAGGGCGCTTACCATGACTCAGGTGTCCGCCTCCGCAGGCGCTTGCACCTGGATGCTCATTGAAGCCGTAAAATTCAATAAAGCAACCTCCCTGGGCTTCGTCTCCGGCATCCTGGCGGGCCTGGTGGTCATTACTCCCGCCGCCGGCGTGGTGGAACCCTGGGGCGCCATCGTGCTGGGCGCCTTGTCCTCCATCGCCTGCTTCATAGCTTTGCAGGCAAAAGATAAGTACGGATACGACGACAGCCTGGACTGCTTCGGCATCCACGGCGTGGGCAGCGGCCTGGGTGTTTTGCTTCTGGCCTTTTTCATTCGGGAATCCTGGATGGCCGACGCAGCAGCAGCTTCTCCCGGATGGTCTGCAATCAGCCAGTTCGGCGTCCAGGCCCTGGGCATGGGCGCCACCATCGCCCTGGCCGCCGCCGGTACGATTGTGATTTGCCTGGTGGTGGAAAAAACCGTGGGCTTCCGTCTGGACGAAGAAATGGAGCTGACCGGTCTGGATCATTCCCTCCATGCCGAGCACGGATACAACCTGGCCTAA
- the modB gene encoding molybdate ABC transporter permease subunit, with amino-acid sequence MNELWSISPAEWTAIKLSLKVSGWAVFGSLPPGIFLAWVLSRKQFPGKQVLDGIIHLPLVLPPVVTGYILLLALGRQGFIGKFLYEAFGFTVAFTWKGAVVASAVMAFPLLVRAVRLSVDSVDQGLEKAARTLGAGPLRVFFTVSLPLMIPGIITGAILAFARSLGEFGATITFVSNIQGETQTLPLALYSLTQIPDGEMGALRLCIAAVILAMAALLVSEWMSGRFAEYIKG; translated from the coding sequence ATGAATGAATTGTGGAGCATATCGCCGGCGGAATGGACCGCCATCAAACTGAGCCTGAAAGTTTCGGGGTGGGCTGTCTTCGGCAGCCTGCCCCCCGGGATTTTTTTGGCCTGGGTCCTTTCCAGGAAGCAGTTTCCCGGCAAGCAGGTCTTGGACGGGATTATCCACCTGCCCCTGGTGCTTCCACCGGTGGTCACAGGATACATTTTGCTGCTCGCCCTGGGCCGTCAGGGATTTATTGGCAAGTTCCTGTATGAGGCTTTCGGATTTACCGTGGCGTTCACCTGGAAGGGGGCTGTCGTGGCCTCCGCGGTTATGGCTTTTCCGCTGCTTGTGCGCGCCGTGAGGCTTTCGGTGGATTCCGTGGATCAGGGCCTGGAAAAGGCGGCCCGCACTCTGGGGGCCGGTCCGCTCCGGGTGTTTTTCACCGTGTCTTTGCCTCTTATGATTCCCGGAATCATCACGGGCGCCATTCTGGCTTTCGCCAGAAGCCTGGGCGAGTTCGGCGCAACCATCACCTTTGTGTCCAATATCCAGGGGGAAACCCAAACCCTTCCCCTGGCTTTGTACTCATTAACCCAGATCCCGGACGGAGAAATGGGCGCCTTAAGGCTATGCATTGCGGCCGTTATTCTGGCCATGGCGGCGCTCCTGGTTTCCGAATGGATGTCCGGACGATTCGCCGAGTATATAAAAGGATAG
- the hisH gene encoding imidazole glycerol phosphate synthase subunit HisH has protein sequence MIAIIDYDAGNLTSVERAVRFLGEDCAVTRDLDLISKAERVIFPGVGAAGSAMESLKKYGLDKALHEAMKAGKPILGICLGTQIITSFSEENQGTPCLGLVKGEVLCFPDDMKSPEGEKLKVPHMGWNNVTVLKDHPVLADLRPEHQFYFVHSYYPMAKEAGNVLAETAYGLTFSSVMGRDNLIATQFHPEKSGKPGLALLKNFIAWKP, from the coding sequence GTGATTGCCATAATTGACTACGATGCAGGCAACCTCACCAGCGTGGAAAGGGCCGTCCGCTTTTTGGGAGAAGATTGCGCAGTCACCCGCGACCTGGATCTCATCTCCAAAGCGGAACGGGTTATCTTTCCCGGCGTGGGCGCAGCAGGCTCAGCCATGGAAAGCCTGAAAAAGTACGGGCTGGACAAGGCCTTGCATGAGGCTATGAAAGCCGGAAAGCCCATCCTGGGCATCTGCCTGGGCACCCAGATCATCACTTCGTTCAGCGAAGAAAACCAAGGAACCCCATGCCTTGGTCTGGTGAAAGGGGAAGTGCTTTGCTTTCCCGACGACATGAAGTCGCCGGAAGGGGAAAAGCTGAAGGTCCCCCACATGGGGTGGAATAACGTGACTGTTTTAAAAGACCACCCGGTGCTGGCCGACCTCAGGCCCGAGCATCAGTTTTACTTTGTCCACAGCTACTATCCCATGGCCAAGGAAGCCGGGAACGTGCTGGCTGAAACCGCGTACGGGCTGACTTTTTCCTCCGTGATGGGGCGGGACAACCTGATCGCCACCCAGTTTCACCCGGAAAAAAGCGGCAAGCCGGGATTGGCTCTTTTAAAGAATTTCATCGCCTGGAAGCCATAG
- the dctP gene encoding TRAP transporter substrate-binding protein DctP gives MASQFFTRIFVFSAVAIALFVTTPCASAGKEASHIQWKLACLAPKDVGYAVRVREILIPEVEKATGGALSVKVYWGGVMGNDEETLKKMRIGQLHGSGLSGEGTFKLADDISVLGLPFLFESYDEVDYLREQMTDEFDAIVEAQGLKLLTWLDQDFDQIYTASRPIFVLEDFSKSSFITWFGPLEGKLLETMGATATPMSVMEIPSSLRSNIADGVIAPAIWVLGTQLYATMHNVNAMHIRYVPAFPVVTQKAWDMLSDEQKETIQRERGGWTNTFNALSRQDTKKCLEAMIKYGMVLTETPPGELRRIQDRARGIWEPLAGELYSREIYDQVQAHLKEYRAGN, from the coding sequence ATGGCGTCTCAATTTTTCACCCGCATATTTGTTTTTTCTGCCGTTGCAATAGCTTTGTTCGTCACAACGCCCTGCGCGTCGGCGGGCAAGGAAGCGTCTCACATCCAGTGGAAGCTGGCTTGTCTGGCGCCCAAAGACGTGGGCTATGCAGTGCGCGTACGCGAAATTCTGATCCCTGAAGTGGAAAAAGCCACGGGAGGCGCCCTGTCGGTCAAGGTGTACTGGGGCGGGGTCATGGGCAATGATGAAGAAACCCTCAAAAAGATGAGGATCGGCCAGTTGCATGGCTCCGGGCTCTCCGGGGAAGGCACCTTTAAACTGGCGGACGACATCAGCGTTTTGGGGCTTCCCTTCTTGTTTGAGTCCTATGATGAAGTGGACTACCTGCGCGAGCAAATGACGGACGAGTTCGACGCAATTGTGGAGGCGCAGGGCCTTAAGCTGCTGACCTGGCTGGATCAGGACTTCGACCAGATTTACACGGCCAGCCGCCCCATATTCGTTTTGGAGGATTTTTCCAAATCCTCTTTCATCACCTGGTTCGGCCCCCTGGAAGGCAAGCTCCTGGAGACCATGGGCGCCACGGCCACCCCCATGAGCGTCATGGAAATCCCATCCTCCCTTAGATCCAACATCGCCGATGGCGTTATTGCGCCGGCCATCTGGGTGCTGGGAACCCAGTTGTATGCGACCATGCACAATGTTAACGCCATGCACATACGCTACGTGCCGGCCTTTCCGGTGGTCACCCAAAAGGCCTGGGACATGCTATCGGATGAGCAAAAGGAAACCATTCAAAGGGAGCGCGGGGGATGGACAAATACCTTTAACGCGCTGTCCCGCCAGGATACGAAAAAGTGCCTGGAAGCCATGATCAAGTACGGCATGGTGCTGACCGAAACTCCGCCCGGAGAACTGAGGCGCATCCAGGATCGCGCCAGAGGGATTTGGGAGCCTTTGGCCGGGGAGCTTTATTCCAGGGAAATTTACGATCAGGTCCAGGCGCATCTTAAAGAGTATCGCGCCGGGAACTGA
- the modA gene encoding molybdate ABC transporter substrate-binding protein codes for MSKSTKWYNIKDCLTILCFMFLFVAGLAPLSAAAEKQDLTVYAAASTTNAMTDIAKMFEKKHPVKIKLSFASSSTLAKQIENGAPADVYLSANPKWMNYLDERGVTQKGTRVDLLGNRIVLIAPESSATDNVAVDSGLDLPALLGDGRLSMGDPDHVPAGMYGKKAMENLGLWEGVQNKIARSKDVRAALVLVERGEAPLGQVYATDAAISKKVKVVGVFPESSHPPIVYPAALVQDSAPAREFLKYLRSPEAAKIFAEYGFAVR; via the coding sequence ATGTCAAAATCCACAAAATGGTATAATATTAAAGATTGCTTGACAATTTTGTGTTTCATGTTTTTGTTTGTTGCAGGACTCGCGCCCCTGAGCGCCGCCGCGGAAAAACAAGACCTCACCGTCTACGCCGCCGCATCCACAACCAATGCCATGACAGATATCGCTAAAATGTTCGAAAAAAAACACCCAGTCAAAATCAAGCTCTCCTTCGCCTCCTCCTCCACATTGGCGAAGCAGATAGAGAATGGCGCCCCGGCTGACGTGTATCTTTCGGCGAATCCCAAATGGATGAATTATTTGGACGAAAGAGGCGTAACGCAAAAGGGGACCAGGGTGGATCTGCTGGGCAACAGGATCGTGCTCATCGCTCCTGAATCCAGCGCCACTGATAATGTGGCCGTGGACTCCGGTCTGGATCTTCCCGCGCTGCTCGGCGACGGGCGCCTCTCCATGGGCGATCCGGACCATGTGCCTGCAGGCATGTACGGTAAAAAAGCCATGGAAAATCTGGGCTTGTGGGAAGGCGTGCAAAATAAAATAGCCCGCTCCAAGGACGTGCGTGCGGCCCTGGTGCTTGTGGAACGGGGCGAGGCGCCTTTAGGCCAGGTGTACGCCACGGACGCGGCCATCAGCAAGAAGGTGAAAGTCGTGGGGGTATTCCCCGAATCCAGCCATCCGCCCATTGTTTATCCGGCGGCGCTGGTGCAGGATTCCGCGCCTGCACGGGAATTTCTGAAATATCTCAGGTCGCCGGAGGCCGCCAAGATTTTTGCGGAATACGGATTCGCCGTTCGATGA
- the modC gene encoding molybdenum ABC transporter ATP-binding protein: MLKVKVRKKQGEFSINAGFTIEDSGVTALFGYSGAGKTSIVNMVAGLSAPDSGVIEMNGLKLFDSEQGINLPPEQRRVGYVFQDARLFPHLTVKGNLMFGMKLASKDSLYVDFDEVVDMLGIGPLLSRRPARLSGGEKQRVAIGRALLCSPSLLLMDEPLASLDENRKSEVLPFISRLSQGFSTPILYVSHIFSEIEKLADNLVLLENGGVAASGPFGALKNSRPLAEMRGGRECRGPLQSLNIKLAS, translated from the coding sequence ATGCTGAAAGTGAAGGTTCGGAAAAAACAGGGCGAGTTTTCCATCAATGCAGGCTTTACCATTGAAGATTCCGGGGTTACGGCGCTGTTTGGATATTCCGGCGCGGGAAAAACCTCCATTGTCAATATGGTGGCCGGGCTTTCCGCTCCCGACTCCGGGGTGATCGAAATGAACGGCCTCAAGCTGTTTGATTCGGAGCAAGGAATAAACCTGCCCCCGGAGCAGCGCAGGGTGGGCTATGTGTTTCAGGACGCACGCCTGTTTCCCCATTTGACGGTCAAGGGAAATCTGATGTTCGGCATGAAGCTGGCGTCCAAGGACAGCTTGTACGTGGATTTTGACGAAGTGGTGGACATGCTGGGCATAGGCCCTTTGCTAAGCCGCCGCCCGGCCCGGCTTTCCGGCGGGGAAAAGCAGCGAGTGGCTATCGGCAGGGCGTTGTTGTGCAGCCCTTCTTTGCTGCTGATGGACGAACCGTTGGCGTCCCTGGACGAAAACAGAAAATCCGAGGTGCTTCCTTTTATAAGCAGGCTTAGCCAGGGCTTTTCCACCCCCATCCTGTATGTAAGCCACATTTTTAGTGAAATTGAAAAGCTGGCGGACAACCTGGTTTTGCTGGAAAACGGAGGCGTTGCTGCTTCCGGCCCTTTCGGGGCGTTGAAAAACAGCAGGCCCCTGGCGGAAATGAGGGGCGGCCGGGAGTGCCGGGGGCCATTGCAATCCCTTAATATCAAGTTGGCTTCCTGA
- a CDS encoding substrate-binding domain-containing protein codes for MSKQNDSISCKVKQYRQEAGVSQAQLADLVGVKRQAIYDIESGKYLPNTGVALKLARHLGATVEELFVEECEEDGRELVLPEGGEEAGGRISLARVRDKLVGYPLEGEYAFSHELKAADGVIGSQGKGLKILGTGSAAENSVFLMGCDPAFTLLAAHVSRKDPKARVLCRFASSHASLNALARGETHIAGTHLHDEPGSSANVSAAREKIALTGGLVMGFSMMEEGLMVAPGNPLGLRSAADLASGMVRIVNREPGAALRVLLDDQLAKAGVPGPAIPGYEKTVKSHNQGAQMVACGAADAALGLRPIAHAFGLDFVPIAEVRCDLVIPSDLIEHPTIRVMLDVMQTRHFREEIDLLRGYHPGQTGAVIAQF; via the coding sequence ATGAGCAAACAAAACGACTCTATTAGCTGCAAAGTCAAACAATATAGGCAAGAGGCCGGCGTCTCACAGGCTCAACTCGCCGATCTTGTGGGGGTGAAAAGGCAGGCCATATACGATATCGAGTCCGGCAAGTATCTCCCCAACACGGGGGTCGCCCTTAAACTGGCCAGGCATTTGGGCGCAACCGTGGAGGAGCTTTTTGTGGAGGAATGCGAGGAGGACGGCCGCGAGCTTGTGCTGCCCGAAGGCGGCGAAGAGGCCGGAGGGCGAATTTCCCTGGCCCGGGTGCGGGACAAATTGGTGGGCTATCCCCTGGAGGGGGAGTACGCCTTTTCCCATGAACTGAAAGCCGCGGACGGGGTGATCGGTTCTCAAGGCAAGGGCCTCAAAATCCTGGGGACGGGATCGGCTGCGGAAAATTCGGTGTTTCTCATGGGGTGCGATCCGGCTTTTACGCTGCTGGCCGCTCACGTTTCCCGGAAGGATCCCAAAGCCCGGGTGTTGTGCCGATTCGCCTCCAGCCACGCCTCCTTGAATGCTTTGGCCAGGGGGGAAACCCATATAGCCGGGACCCACTTGCACGACGAGCCGGGGAGCAGCGCCAACGTATCGGCGGCCCGGGAGAAAATCGCCCTAACGGGAGGCCTTGTCATGGGTTTTTCCATGATGGAGGAAGGATTGATGGTGGCCCCGGGCAATCCCTTGGGGCTGCGCTCGGCCGCTGATCTGGCGTCCGGCATGGTCCGCATCGTCAACCGGGAGCCGGGAGCCGCGCTCAGGGTGTTGCTGGATGACCAACTGGCCAAGGCGGGCGTTCCCGGGCCCGCAATCCCGGGATACGAAAAAACGGTCAAGTCCCACAATCAGGGCGCCCAAATGGTGGCCTGCGGCGCAGCGGACGCGGCTTTGGGGCTCAGGCCCATCGCCCACGCATTCGGCCTGGATTTCGTGCCCATTGCCGAGGTTCGGTGCGACCTTGTGATACCTTCGGACCTGATTGAACATCCCACCATCCGGGTGATGCTGGACGTTATGCAGACCCGGCATTTCCGGGAGGAAATCGACCTGCTGAGAGGCTATCATCCGGGACAGACAGGCGCGGTCATCGCCCAGTTTTAA
- the mazG gene encoding nucleoside triphosphate pyrophosphohydrolase: protein MNQPLPSNESPFQGLRELIATLRGENGCPWDRKQTPESMRVYLVEEMYELLDALESDEPSAVLEELGDVLFHVFFLSCMFEERGEFTAMDVATANTEKMIARHPHVFGDDKAKTAEEVRARWHQFKKNQQKPKPEKRLLDAVPKSMPALMRAYRIIERASRVGVDRPPLGAGVKALDQKWAGLRQAFDSGDKETISEKLGPFLFELSGLSRQAGVHPENCLTRAANEFSRCFSHAEEELKQAGKDLEDVNPEEINRTIKKYEEEKP, encoded by the coding sequence GTGAATCAACCATTACCCTCAAACGAATCCCCTTTTCAGGGGCTGCGAGAGCTTATAGCAACCCTGCGGGGTGAAAACGGCTGCCCGTGGGACAGGAAGCAAACGCCTGAATCCATGCGTGTGTATCTGGTGGAGGAAATGTACGAACTTCTGGACGCCCTGGAGTCGGACGAGCCTTCCGCCGTATTGGAAGAATTGGGCGACGTGCTTTTTCACGTATTTTTCCTTTCCTGCATGTTCGAGGAAAGGGGCGAGTTTACGGCCATGGATGTGGCCACGGCCAACACGGAAAAAATGATCGCCCGCCATCCCCACGTGTTCGGCGACGACAAAGCCAAGACGGCGGAGGAAGTCAGGGCGCGCTGGCATCAATTCAAGAAAAACCAGCAAAAGCCAAAACCGGAAAAACGGCTTTTGGACGCTGTGCCCAAAAGCATGCCGGCCCTTATGAGGGCGTACCGGATCATTGAACGGGCATCCCGCGTGGGCGTGGATCGTCCGCCTTTGGGAGCGGGCGTGAAAGCGTTGGATCAAAAATGGGCCGGTTTAAGACAGGCCTTTGACTCCGGCGATAAGGAAACCATATCGGAAAAGCTCGGCCCCTTTCTGTTCGAGTTGTCAGGACTCTCCAGACAGGCCGGAGTGCACCCGGAGAATTGCCTGACCCGGGCCGCGAATGAGTTTTCCCGATGCTTTTCGCACGCCGAAGAGGAATTAAAGCAAGCCGGCAAGGACTTGGAAGACGTCAACCCGGAAGAAATCAACCGGACTATAAAAAAATACGAAGAGGAAAAACCGTGA
- a CDS encoding zf-TFIIB domain-containing protein has protein sequence MNCPACGIPLEEERTSSYRIFQCPKCKGGWFDPGELVSYVKVTDAGKAPLYLDFSSRLNTSTYPRERPGPEQRPCPRCEASLEEANYAYNSNIMVDKCPACEGVWLDGGEFPMVAQFLRGSEIFRERASSLAENLAAPEPSPGLLPLWLSGAAAVFYTLFAMHIHGGLPGLAYGVYRMPFCLALIWVPALTGSSRAAGLLFVSAATYRIKEIPAFFAQIMGWILMAYFGWELWWLWKHGLS, from the coding sequence ATGAACTGCCCCGCATGCGGGATCCCTTTGGAAGAGGAGCGAACCAGCAGCTATCGCATTTTTCAGTGCCCAAAATGCAAGGGCGGCTGGTTCGATCCCGGGGAGCTGGTTTCCTACGTCAAGGTAACGGACGCAGGAAAGGCGCCCCTATACCTTGATTTCTCCAGCCGCCTCAACACCTCCACCTATCCCCGGGAGCGCCCGGGGCCGGAGCAGCGCCCCTGCCCCCGATGCGAAGCCTCCTTGGAGGAGGCCAACTACGCCTACAATTCCAACATCATGGTGGATAAATGCCCCGCCTGCGAAGGAGTCTGGCTGGACGGCGGCGAGTTCCCCATGGTCGCCCAATTTCTTCGCGGCTCCGAAATATTCAGGGAGCGGGCGTCTTCCCTGGCCGAAAACCTGGCCGCTCCCGAACCCTCGCCCGGCCTTTTGCCCCTATGGCTGTCCGGCGCCGCGGCCGTTTTTTACACGCTTTTCGCCATGCACATCCACGGCGGCCTCCCCGGTTTGGCGTACGGGGTATACCGTATGCCGTTCTGTCTGGCCCTGATTTGGGTTCCCGCCCTGACGGGAAGCAGTCGAGCCGCCGGTTTATTATTCGTTTCCGCCGCAACTTACCGGATAAAAGAAATTCCCGCGTTTTTCGCCCAAATAATGGGGTGGATTTTAATGGCCTATTTTGGATGGGAGTTGTGGTGGCTGTGGAAGCACGGCCTTTCTTAG
- a CDS encoding L-2-amino-thiazoline-4-carboxylic acid hydrolase: MNDLEREELHGFSWWYLKDVLPRKKIAGTRYHTPGFGLAAQLFAAFAKEAMERLGPEQGEAVVKQAVQHFGRERGRSIAKAVAGMGKPLSFKNWLIYSDISSDNFGFLPNIDNGDLVLQVRNCTFIQAARQWGLGDYGALYCKYADHAILEGYNPDIVLKLETRHETGRDCCLFRYIMKQANKQGA, encoded by the coding sequence ATGAATGATTTGGAGAGGGAGGAGCTTCACGGCTTTTCGTGGTGGTATTTAAAAGATGTTCTGCCCCGGAAGAAAATTGCGGGAACACGGTACCACACCCCGGGCTTCGGCCTTGCCGCCCAGTTGTTTGCGGCGTTTGCCAAAGAAGCCATGGAGCGTCTGGGGCCCGAGCAGGGCGAGGCCGTCGTCAAGCAGGCGGTTCAGCATTTCGGCAGGGAGCGGGGGCGAAGCATCGCCAAGGCGGTTGCGGGAATGGGCAAGCCCCTGTCGTTCAAAAACTGGCTGATTTATTCGGATATATCCTCCGACAACTTCGGGTTCTTGCCGAATATAGACAACGGGGACCTGGTGCTTCAGGTGCGGAACTGCACGTTCATCCAGGCCGCCCGGCAATGGGGGCTCGGCGATTACGGCGCCTTGTATTGCAAATACGCTGACCACGCCATTCTGGAGGGCTATAACCCGGATATTGTCTTGAAGCTGGAAACCCGGCATGAAACCGGCCGGGACTGCTGCCTGTTCCGGTACATCATGAAACAGGCCAACAAGCAGGGCGCTTAA